Genomic window (Scleropages formosus chromosome 16, fSclFor1.1, whole genome shotgun sequence):
GGTTGTGTATAAATACCttattacactgaaaaaaatgctctttggGGTAAAGTGGGACAAAAAGCATAAACAGTGGGTCATCTGTCTAATTATCTTCAGCaagcagaaaaatatttgaatgGAACACATCAAAAGTCATGCATGTCTCTCACAATGAATGGCCCTGCTAGCTTATTTATGGTGTGGGGTGTATGGTTAGTTCCTGGGTTCTCTTAGGGAAATAATTGTCAATGCCAATTAATTGGGAAGCAATGCTAAGTGATCacattttttctaaagtgaaGAGTTTCAGTTTTGTAATGGAATGGCCGCAGGGTGCAAGTGGTTCTTCGATGGTTTGAACAACCTGATGATGATAAAAAACATATACTCTTGTCACTGGGTCACAAGATCTGAAGCCTGCCGAGTacttatagaaaaaaaatgatgtgcCACTTTAGAcggttttttttccataagcaAGACACCAAATGATGTTGGGAAGAATGGAGTTGCATCCCACCAATATATTGCAGACATTTATAGAATCTACACTTAAGTGCATTAAAGTTGTTCTGGAACCTTGTGATACCCCactttatgattattatttggCAGTTCCCTATATGTGTAACCGACATTTGTAGTGTATAATGTTTGTAACTGTGGCTGTTGAGCCAAAAACTGTGATTATGAATGTAGCCCATAGGTTCAGGCACATAGACTCACTGTACAGCATCTCCAGTCGAATCATACAGTCTACGAAGCAGTCAAAGTCAATGCCGTATTCAGCATCAGCATAGCGGGACACTATGACCTGCAGAACAGTGTTGTTGACCTGGAATCCTATTCCAACAAAGATACGAGTTTGATTAAAGCAGTTATattagcaaaaaataaataaaaaacaaagaacctGACATTGCATGATAGTTTTATATCTTGAAGTTCATTGTAAAAAACGACTAAGATTTAGCTAAAATTGTGTGCATTCTGAATAGAGATACTGAAGTGTCTTTACAAGGAAAGCTATATAGCAGATATTTGAACGTTTACCACTGAATTACTATACCTCCAGCATTTAGAGCACCTCTTATTTCATGGGAGCTTATGGTACCAGAATTGTCCGTGTCAAATTTCTTGAAGATTTCCTGCAGAACATCAGAAAGTTAGGGTTACTTCAGAATGGTTGAATAGTCATGGTTTCAGTATTCAAAATGAGCAGAGCCAGTGTGAAGAATGCAACGCACACACTAATTCCTGCTCATATTCCTACCAGATATTTCTGCAACTTCAGCCACAGAACGTGGAACTCAATCAGGCCCAGTTTGCCGTTTCCATCTTTCTGAAGGCTGTCAAGGCAATCTTTGTGCAATGAGTGTGCATTCATTGGCAtgagttcagaaaatgtctgaaaaaccTGTTTCTTCTTTGCAAGTTCTCAAGGGCAACATTCGGGTGATCAAAACTCAGCTTGAAATGGTTTCCAATAAAACTTGTGGGTTTTCTAAACAGTTTCTGTTCAGGCGTAGGTTCAGATCCACCTCAGCCTGCATGGGTTggctcttggtgctctggtttcctaccacagtttgaagacatgcagttcaggtgaactgttcactctaaattgcccttagtgtgtgactggATGAGTGAGTGTATGGCTACCCTTCAATGGACCCATATCGGTATTATGACACAGTTCAGGGCTTCTTCAGCTCTACAACTGGAAGCTCACCGTGGACACTTGAACTGGATCCTTTCAGATTATATCACACTACCTTCTGCTCAATGTAATGATGCATAATTACAGCAGAGGGCAAAGATAATATAGGACGTTACTTTCTGTACAGTAAGACATAAATTCACAAACTCACCAGGCAATGGAAAACTACAGTTAGGAGGATTCTCAAGGAATGTGCGAAGCTCAGGCTGtttcatgtcattttaaaaaacataaacaaggaATTCAAGAAAGGATACATCAAAAAGGCTGACGATGTGACGGCAGGTATCCAAGTTAAAACCATCTGTTTTGATATCAGCTCCTGTCGTACGGTGTGGAAATGTCATGTCATTGCGCCCGTTTTGTATTATGCAATCAAATATTGGAATAATCAACAAAACATGCAATGTATCTTACTGTTAGACACAACTCTGTTGAGAATTTGCACAAGTTCGAATGGAGACACCTCAGAATcctgttcagaaaaaaatataaacaattagCGTGTAGATATTGGGcttcctttatttattaattaaccttttcataaatatttaaacttttgCCACTGAATTGCTACAGTGAATTAAAATTTAAGAGAAATTATTGAGGTCACACAATTCAGTAAAGCTTGTAATGAAATCACACAAGAGTGAACAAAAATGGATTAAACTGCTTACATCTCCAGAAATCTTCATGAATAGGTGTCTGAAATGAGGATCCACATCATTTTCTGCAATATCATgctgaaaatgcataaaaaggtTGATGACTTTTACAATGTACTTAATCTTCTTTATATAAACCCACACCCTGATTAAATTTTGGAACAtctttacaaataattttgctACAAATGTGTCTGAGGCATACTACATGATTATGTGCAGAAATCAAGACTATTAACCCTCTTTTGAAAACTCAAtataagttacattttttttccttgacttCATTTGAAGCATGgcttttcacagtgatttacctcttTTATATCTGTTTTGATATCTTCATCCATATGGCTGTAACAGCAAAGCAACAACAATAAATTAGAAGGATTTCAAACTCTCATGTCAGTTTCTCTATCAGTTAAAAATGATCTCGAACAGGGTAAAACTGACTTTTAAACTACACAGTTAACAAGAACATTTTTTATCTCTACCTAGTTGCTCTAATTTTTGAAAAGGTGAAACTTGCAGATTAACTCGGGATTTACAGGtgccatttaaaatgatttaaaatgtcCTTCTAGAAGTAACATTGATATACGGATATTGAATTGACTGAAGGCAAACAACTGGGTAAACAGACTGTAAGAAGGTGAAGGTTATGTATGCTGTGTGCAAACCATACGCGTTGACACACGTATAGGCAAGCAAGGATGTTCCCAACCTGGTGGTGGCCTGTTTCTCAGAGAAGACTCTCAGGACAAAGTTCCCCTTCTTGTGAGGCTCAAACGTGGACGGCACAATGACATACTCTCCAGGTGGAAGCTTAAAACGGTTGCAGACCTCACGCAGGTTGATGAAGGTATTGCTCATGGCCACGGCACGCTGCCTCAAGAGCACATCTGGGCCCAGGAGGACATTGGTGCGCCCCTTGTACTACACCAAAACGCAGAGAAGAGCACATGTGACTTACTGTATGTCATTAGCTTGCAGAAAGgtagtttaaattattttccatgAGTCATATTCAGTACGCAATGACCACTGATCTTAGGATTTCTCCTGTGTGGGTAAGCGGTACCTCATCAGGGATCTGAAAAGCACAATCAGAACAACACCCTTTAAAATGATCATCTGGAAGCtgcaatgtatttgtttttttcagactctgagtttctgtgatttttttcacctTGTAGATTGCAAAGCCAATGGTGTTGAGGTCTCGTCCAAATTTCCTCTCCTTACGCCCATCCTTCTGCATGAGGCCCACAAGGAATGTGCACCCATCCTCCCCATCATGGGGATCATCATCCACGTGTTCCAATATGATCGCAAATTGGGGGTTTGAGCAAAATGTGGCTGGAAGGGGGAAGAAAAGAGGTACAGAAGTATCCTTCGTTTTCTCCACTTTTCTTAAATCATGCTTTTACCAGAATCAGCTTGAAAGATCTACTCCCTACTCATCtcagagcaattcaggttaatctccttgctcaagggtgctatgaCAGGACTTCTTTTGACCTGCATTTTGGGTTACAAGTCTATGTTCTTAGCAATTACACTGACATCAGTCTCATGTTTACAGCTGTACCAGCTTGTTTATGTGTACTTCCGGATAGGTGCACCCGTCCCTTGACTCCATGCCATTATAACGCTTTCAAAGGGTGTTCAGGTTGACTTCTGGAAGTTTTAAAGCCGTCTTGAAACCAGCACCACCAGTTGTTAAGAACATACACCTTGCTTGTAAATAAGACTGTTTCTACCTTGATTATTCCTGCAACCCCCCGCAGTGGAGCCAACCATCCATATTCCCTCAAACTGGCAGTAGTTCCACCGCGCCACTGAGTCGCTGTTCAGTGTATCCGGGGTCAGGTTACAGATTTCCAGCCTGGAGTACTGCTTGACGAAGTCTGAGTAGGCCATCCTAGTTAGGGACACAGGAAAATGCCGTAAAACGCTGTAAACAGGCAGCAAGGGCTGCTGTTAGGTTGATAATAAAGTTGACAAAACCCTTGAGGCTTTCTGTTAATCAGTTAAGCAGCCTTCTTCACTCACTCATGAGTGAGTGACAATACAAAGGCAGACTCATGGTCTTACCAAAATTCTCCATCCTCTGCACAGAAGTCcagcttttctttctcctcGGGGCGAACGCTGTTCCATTCCGAAGAGCTAATGAGGGAAAACATGAGTTTGCGTTTCATGGCGTGGCTCTGCTTTGGGTCTGTGCGGTTGAGGTATCGAAACGCACTCACTTATCACTCCAGGGCCCTGTCCACTCCACCTGACCCCACGGGTTCCTGATTCGCACTAGCTGTACCACCCTGCCGTGAACATGCACCTGCGAGACATGTAAAGTTGGTCAAATACTCAAATTGTGCTTTTAGAATGCCGTATGGGGATGTCCTACCTCTTCAGCCCCAGTGATGGAGTAAGCATGTCCTTTAACAAGTTTCTGACTGGTGACAGCCTCAGTCTCATATGAGCTGGTGATCTGGGAACAAACCAAAATGCCAGGATTGGAACAAATACAGGTATTTCCAAGCCTAAAACACAGAAACCTGGACACTTTAGGACATTGAAAATGTCGAAGGGCAAAGagtttcagttaaatgaatgtcagtgttaataatgaattattaaCTCCACTCACAGAGATCAGGTGAAactaaatttcatttttgtacATTACCTGTTTTTTATGTATTCACCTGCGTAATGCAAAGCTATCATATGCTGACTAAAAGTTTAATCAAAGTATGTATTGGTGTCAAGTATTTTCTCAAGTTTGGCCTAAATCGAAATGAATTATCTGAGAATAGCACTAAgttacattacttcattcagctgatgcttttctccaaagaggcttacaatgttaaggttacagttatttgcccacttatatagctgggtaattttactggagcaatctagggtaagtactcaagggtactacagctggatgtggggaTCGAACTTGCGAtcttgggaccaaaggcagtcactctaaaACTATGCTAATATATATGTGATTGAAAGTGAAAACTGATTAAATAGGGAGTATTAGACCCTTTAAGATGTTGCTTTACCTCAATGCACAGAGGAAGGTGGTACAGTAGGAACTATGCATAGTGTTGCATTTATAAGCCACActtacatcaatggaacaaccGAGGAGAGATCCAAGTCCTAGGGCTTTCTGGATAATTTTGAACAGGTAGGGTGGAGCTTTTCTGAGCTCGTACATCTCAGAGATTCCACCGGTGAAGTCTTCAAAACCCTCAGTAGCGGACCCCCCGGACAAAGCCTCGTAGCACCCGTTCACTCTTCAAAAGGACAACATGGTGGGTCAGCAACCAGAACTGagggtttaaatcccacaaCTTGCATTCAAGTAAGCATCAACAAAACTGCTGTAAACTTTAAGCAATCCATCTGTGTAAAAATAACCCGTTGAATGTAAAAACCAATGTGAAGCAACGTAAAAAATCCACATCATCCTGGAAGTAAGAGTGATGATTAAGGACGATAATGAATAAAgtactgttttacatttttaaatattttctgaaatacacTCTTTTCCTGGTTAGTGGACACAATTTGTTCCAGACAGTTTGTCCGTTTCTGTG
Coding sequences:
- the LOC108933713 gene encoding calpain-2 catalytic subunit-like, with product MASIAAQLARRNAQAEGLGKKGNAIPFNKQDFQTLQFSCLQNKTLFCDDTFPAEPASLGYNELGRYSTKTRGVEWKRPTELCSNPQFIIDGATRTDICQGALGDCWLLAAIASLTLNKDILARVIPPGQSFQESYAGIFHFQLWQYGEWVDVVIDDRLPTRNGELLFLHSAEGSEFWSALLEKAYAKVNGCYEALSGGSATEGFEDFTGGISEMYELRKAPPYLFKIIQKALGLGSLLGCSIDITSSYETEAVTSQKLVKGHAYSITGAEEVHVHGRVVQLVRIRNPWGQVEWTGPWSDNSSEWNSVRPEEKEKLDFCAEDGEFWMAYSDFVKQYSRLEICNLTPDTLNSDSVARWNYCQFEGIWMVGSTAGGCRNNQATFCSNPQFAIILEHVDDDPHDGEDGCTFLVGLMQKDGRKERKFGRDLNTIGFAIYKIPDEYKGRTNVLLGPDVLLRQRAVAMSNTFINLREVCNRFKLPPGEYVIVPSTFEPHKKGNFVLRVFSEKQATTSHMDEDIKTDIKEHDIAENDVDPHFRHLFMKISGDDSEVSPFELVQILNRVVSNRADIKTDGFNLDTCRHIVSLFDKDGNGKLGLIEFHVLWLKLQKYLEIFKKFDTDNSGTISSHEIRGALNAGGFQVNNTVLQVIVSRYADAEYGIDFDCFVDCMIRLEMLYNMFKTIDKKDTGKIELDLSQWLCLALH